AGTTTCTGGCCGCCGTCTTCAAGCGTCATCTTGCACTTGTAGACCTTGCCGTTCTCCGGGTCGAGAATGTTGCCGCCGTCCCAGTGGTCGCCTTCCTTCTTCATTGCCTTGATGATCGTCATGCCCTTGATGAGCTGATCCTTGCGCTCGTCCGTGCAGGCGGAGCAGCGGCGGTCGGGCGTATCGTTCGCGCCGAGGCCCTTGACGACCTTGCCCGTCAGCGCACCGTCGCCGTCCTCGGCGATCTGCACGAGTGC
The DNA window shown above is from Burkholderia cepacia and carries:
- a CDS encoding DUF2147 domain-containing protein, encoding MIQLTRPLRAIAVAGALLACAAPTFAQADNPVGMWQTIDDNTHQPKALVQIAEDGDGALTGKVVKGLGANDTPDRRCSACTDERKDQLIKGMTIIKAMKKEGDHWDGGNILDPENGKVYKCKMTLEDGGQKLVVRGYIGVSLLGRSQTWVRQQ